Proteins encoded together in one Rossellomorea sp. y25 window:
- a CDS encoding acetyl-CoA C-acetyltransferase, whose translation MREAVIVAGARTPVGKSRKGSLAQVRPDDLGALVVKETLKRAGNYEGNIDDLIIGCAMPEAEQGLNMARNIGGLAGLPDSVPAITINRYCSSGLQSIAYAAEKIMLGHSDTAIAGGAESMSLVPMMGHVVRPNAKLAENAPQYYMSMGHTAEQVARKFGVSREDQDAFAVRSHQKAAKAIAEGKFDDEIVPVDVLHRSVSNENKLVEKSFQFSKDEGVRAETSSEVLAKLRPAFNVKGSVTAGNSSQTSDGAAAVMVMDREKAGSLGLQPMAKFRSFAVAGVPPEIMGIGPVEAIPRALKMAGLELSDIGLFELNEAFASQSIQVIRQLGLDEEKVNVNGGAIALGHPLGCTGAKLTLSLVHEMKRRNQQFGIVTMCIGGGMGAAGVFELIG comes from the coding sequence ATGCGCGAAGCAGTCATTGTTGCTGGTGCAAGAACACCAGTCGGAAAGTCAAGAAAAGGATCATTAGCACAGGTGCGGCCAGATGATCTTGGGGCACTTGTAGTTAAAGAAACCCTCAAACGTGCAGGAAACTATGAAGGCAACATCGATGATCTGATCATCGGATGCGCGATGCCTGAAGCAGAACAAGGGTTAAACATGGCTAGAAATATCGGTGGTCTTGCGGGCCTGCCTGATTCAGTACCGGCAATCACGATTAACCGATATTGTTCATCCGGGTTGCAATCCATTGCTTATGCTGCAGAAAAAATCATGCTTGGGCACTCTGATACAGCGATTGCAGGTGGAGCTGAATCCATGAGTCTTGTTCCGATGATGGGTCACGTAGTCCGCCCGAATGCCAAGCTTGCTGAAAATGCGCCTCAATACTATATGAGTATGGGGCATACAGCTGAGCAGGTGGCAAGAAAGTTCGGAGTATCCCGTGAAGATCAGGATGCATTTGCGGTAAGAAGTCACCAAAAAGCGGCAAAAGCTATTGCTGAAGGGAAATTCGACGATGAAATCGTACCGGTTGATGTGCTTCATCGTTCAGTAAGCAATGAAAATAAACTGGTGGAGAAATCATTCCAATTTTCAAAAGACGAAGGGGTACGTGCTGAAACAAGCTCGGAAGTTCTGGCTAAGTTACGCCCGGCTTTCAATGTGAAGGGCTCTGTAACGGCAGGGAACTCATCCCAGACGAGTGACGGAGCAGCTGCTGTCATGGTGATGGATAGAGAAAAGGCTGGTTCATTAGGACTGCAACCAATGGCGAAGTTCAGAAGCTTTGCAGTAGCCGGAGTTCCGCCGGAAATCATGGGAATCGGTCCAGTCGAGGCGATTCCACGGGCTTTGAAGATGGCGGGATTGGAGCTGTCGGATATCGGACTATTTGAACTGAACGAAGCATTCGCTTCTCAGTCCATCCAAGTCATTCGTCAGCTGGGTCTGGATGAAGAAAAAGTGAACGTAAACGGTGGAGCCATCGCTCTTGGTCATCCGCTGGGCTGTACAGGTGCTAAGCTGACCCTTTCCCTCGTACACGAAATGAAACGCAGAAACCAGCAATTCGGTATCGTCACCATGTGCATCGGAGGCGGAATGGGTGCAGCCGGCGTCTTTGAATTAATAGGTTAA
- a CDS encoding acyl-CoA dehydrogenase family protein, translating into MANQTEKLIKGGSFLIEDVSCEQVFTPEEYSDEQKMIAKTTEDYVLNEVVPVIDNLENHEFDHSVRLLKEAGDLGLLGADVPEEYGGLGLDKVSSALIAEKMSRAGGFSISHGAHVGIGSLPIVLFGNEEQKQKYLPPLATGEKLAAYALTEPGSGSDALGAKTTAKLNAEGTHYILNGEKQWITNSAFADVFVVYAKIDGEHFSAFIVEKEFPGVSTGPEEKKMGIKSSSTRTLILEDAEIPVENLLGDAGKGHIIAFNILNIGRYKLGVGAVGASKRALEVTVQYTNQRQQFKTPISAFNLTKEKLATMASKLYAAESSVYRTVGLFEDRMSKLTDEEVKNGTEVAKSIAEYAIECSLNKFFATEVLDYVVDEGVQLHGGYGFMQEYEIERMYRDSRINRIFEGTNEINRLLVPGTYLRKAMKGELPLLQKAQALQEELMMLMPEEVGDEPLAQEKYLVKNAKKIGLMLSGLAAQKFGKALEKEQEILVNIADIVSNAYAMESVVLRTEKAIQKGGVEKAQQKLLYTQIFCQEAFNEIEQHAKETLVATETGDTLRMMLSALRKFTRHTPINVIAVKRAASEKLIDAQKYTV; encoded by the coding sequence ATGGCGAATCAAACAGAAAAGCTGATCAAGGGTGGAAGTTTTTTAATTGAAGATGTAAGCTGTGAGCAAGTTTTCACACCGGAGGAATACTCTGATGAACAAAAAATGATTGCCAAAACAACCGAGGATTATGTGTTGAATGAAGTTGTACCTGTCATCGATAATCTGGAAAACCATGAATTTGACCACTCCGTTCGCCTGTTAAAAGAAGCGGGGGATCTTGGCCTTTTGGGTGCTGACGTTCCTGAAGAGTACGGCGGATTGGGCCTGGATAAAGTGAGCTCGGCACTGATTGCTGAAAAAATGTCACGTGCAGGCGGATTCTCCATCTCTCACGGTGCACACGTTGGAATCGGGTCACTGCCAATCGTTCTGTTCGGAAACGAAGAACAAAAGCAAAAATACCTTCCTCCATTGGCGACTGGTGAAAAACTGGCAGCATACGCATTAACGGAGCCGGGTTCAGGTTCAGATGCACTGGGTGCTAAAACGACAGCTAAATTGAATGCAGAAGGTACTCACTACATTTTAAATGGTGAGAAGCAGTGGATCACAAACTCTGCATTTGCTGATGTATTCGTTGTGTATGCGAAAATCGATGGAGAGCATTTCTCGGCATTCATCGTAGAAAAAGAGTTCCCGGGTGTTTCAACTGGGCCGGAAGAGAAGAAAATGGGTATCAAAAGCTCATCCACCCGTACATTAATCCTGGAAGATGCTGAGATACCAGTGGAAAACCTTCTTGGTGATGCAGGGAAAGGCCATATCATTGCTTTCAATATCTTAAACATCGGCCGTTATAAATTAGGGGTAGGAGCTGTCGGAGCGAGTAAACGTGCATTAGAAGTAACAGTACAATACACGAATCAACGTCAGCAATTCAAAACACCAATTTCTGCTTTCAACCTCACAAAAGAAAAACTGGCAACAATGGCGTCTAAATTATACGCAGCAGAAAGCTCCGTTTACCGTACAGTAGGGTTGTTCGAGGATCGTATGAGCAAGCTTACGGATGAAGAAGTGAAGAATGGAACGGAAGTGGCAAAATCGATTGCAGAATACGCGATTGAGTGTTCATTGAATAAATTCTTTGCAACAGAAGTACTGGATTATGTAGTCGATGAAGGTGTTCAACTTCATGGAGGATACGGTTTCATGCAGGAATACGAAATTGAAAGAATGTACCGTGACTCCCGTATCAACCGCATTTTCGAAGGAACGAATGAAATCAACCGCCTACTGGTTCCTGGCACGTACCTGCGTAAAGCAATGAAAGGTGAACTTCCATTACTTCAAAAGGCACAGGCCCTTCAAGAGGAATTAATGATGCTTATGCCTGAAGAGGTAGGAGATGAGCCACTGGCTCAAGAAAAATACCTTGTGAAAAACGCGAAGAAAATCGGCTTGATGCTATCTGGTTTAGCGGCTCAAAAGTTCGGTAAAGCCCTTGAAAAAGAACAGGAAATTCTTGTGAACATTGCCGATATCGTTTCGAACGCATACGCGATGGAATCCGTTGTTCTTAGAACAGAAAAAGCCATTCAAAAAGGTGGAGTAGAGAAAGCTCAGCAAAAACTTCTTTACACACAAATCTTCTGTCAAGAAGCATTCAATGAAATCGAACAACATGCCAAAGAAACGCTGGTAGCAACTGAAACGGGTGACACACTGCGCATGATGCTATCCGCACTCCGTAAATTCACCCGCCATACACCGATCAACGTGATCGCAGTCAAACGAGCGGCATCTGAAAAGCTGATAGACGCACAAAAATATACAGTTTAA
- a CDS encoding arsenate reductase family protein, which translates to MSLSFYSYPKCGTCRKAKKWLEDENIAFNEIHIVETPPTKDELKNLHEKSGLPLKKFFNTSGKKYRELGLKDKVNSASDEELLEILSTDGMLIKRPITTDGSKVTVGFKEETFEETWK; encoded by the coding sequence ATGTCGTTGTCTTTTTATTCATATCCGAAGTGTGGTACGTGCCGGAAAGCAAAGAAGTGGCTGGAAGATGAAAACATAGCATTTAATGAAATACATATCGTTGAAACCCCCCCTACAAAAGACGAGCTTAAAAACCTACATGAAAAGAGCGGATTGCCTCTTAAGAAGTTCTTTAATACAAGTGGTAAAAAGTATCGGGAATTAGGCTTGAAAGATAAAGTAAACTCGGCTTCCGATGAGGAATTATTAGAAATACTTTCCACGGACGGGATGCTGATCAAGCGTCCAATCACTACGGATGGAAGTAAGGTGACAGTTGGTTTCAAGGAAGAAACCTTTGAAGAAACCTGGAAGTAA
- a CDS encoding metalloregulator ArsR/SmtB family transcription factor, producing the protein MGQKAIDTFRACIPLFQALSDPYRQDIILLLAEQEPLTVNQITENLTLSRPAVSHHLKILRDQQLVSLEQKGTQRFYSLELDNATVLLKELVETVEKQCE; encoded by the coding sequence ATGGGTCAAAAAGCAATTGATACATTTCGTGCTTGCATTCCATTATTTCAAGCGCTAAGTGATCCTTATCGTCAGGACATAATATTACTTCTTGCCGAACAAGAACCTCTTACGGTTAATCAGATAACTGAAAATCTAACTTTATCCCGCCCTGCTGTTTCTCATCACTTAAAGATCCTGAGAGATCAACAATTAGTTTCTTTAGAGCAAAAAGGAACCCAGCGCTTCTATTCTCTTGAATTGGATAATGCAACTGTCCTACTAAAGGAACTGGTTGAAACGGTTGAAAAACAATGTGAGTAA
- a CDS encoding SDR family oxidoreductase produces MNKTVLITGASSGIGLHFSHKFAGSGHDVILVARSEEKLRILSKEIKSKYGVKAYVIPSDLSKPGASETLYEEVKAKGIQVDFLINNAGFGLFGEFERTELSKELDMIQVNITALTELSKYFGKEMVGRNSGQILNVASTAAFQPGPLMAVYYATKAYVLSFSEALANEWAPHGVKVTALCPGATQTGFSDAADLKSSKLFQSGVMSVEEVVDEGYNQMMTKNKTVIIPGFKNRMLTQSIRFMPRKMVTNIVRKVQERV; encoded by the coding sequence ATGAATAAAACAGTATTAATTACAGGGGCTTCAAGTGGTATAGGCTTGCACTTTAGTCATAAATTTGCAGGTTCAGGTCATGATGTGATTCTTGTAGCAAGAAGTGAGGAGAAGCTTCGTATTCTATCAAAAGAAATTAAAAGTAAGTACGGTGTGAAAGCATATGTCATACCATCAGACCTTTCCAAACCAGGAGCATCGGAAACGTTATATGAGGAAGTCAAAGCAAAAGGGATCCAGGTGGATTTCCTAATCAATAATGCAGGATTCGGATTGTTTGGGGAGTTTGAGCGAACTGAACTATCCAAAGAACTGGACATGATTCAAGTGAATATCACTGCCCTTACAGAGTTAAGTAAGTATTTTGGAAAAGAAATGGTGGGCAGAAATAGTGGACAAATTCTGAATGTAGCATCAACAGCAGCATTCCAGCCGGGTCCATTAATGGCCGTTTACTATGCAACAAAAGCGTATGTCCTTTCATTCTCAGAAGCCTTGGCGAATGAATGGGCACCGCACGGAGTGAAAGTAACCGCTTTGTGCCCAGGAGCTACCCAAACGGGGTTCAGTGATGCAGCTGACCTGAAGTCTTCAAAACTATTTCAGTCTGGTGTGATGAGTGTGGAAGAAGTGGTAGATGAGGGATATAACCAAATGATGACGAAGAACAAAACAGTTATCATCCCAGGTTTCAAAAATAGAATGCTGACCCAGTCCATCCGTTTTATGCCGAGGAAAATGGTCACAAATATTGTTCGCAAGGTGCAAGAACGGGTATAA